The Synchiropus splendidus isolate RoL2022-P1 chromosome 1, RoL_Sspl_1.0, whole genome shotgun sequence genome includes a window with the following:
- the dnajc6 gene encoding putative tyrosine-protein phosphatase auxilin isoform X4 — protein sequence MSLLGAYKKKTSYDGYESLQLVDSGGESFGVGRGGSGVLGGSIAATLGTKSGPLREDDCSTMDSSDMDAGYGGGLLDMVKGGAGKFFSNFKDNIKDTLKDTSTKVMNQVSTYTKGELDISYITSRIIVMTYPAESVQIAYQNHVEDIRSFLDSRHADHYTVFNLSQRNYRGAKFSNRVSECNWPSRQAPSLHNLFAVCKNMHNWLKQNPKNVCVITCSDGRSPSGVLVCAMFCFCHLFNNPIPAMQLLSAKRPGSGLWPSHRRYIGYVCSMVSEKPTLPHSKPLTIKALTMSPVPCFNKQRSGCRPFCDVLLGETKIFTTAQEYERMREHRIQEGKVVFNLNASVQGDVVVSVYHMRSTIGGRLQAKVSNTQIFQIQFHTGFIAPGTTVLKFNKPELDACDSPEKYPQLFHVILDVEVESVDKPKDLTPPWEQFPCKDLIPNVLFSCHQEHQDALAIAEPTRPTGGPESRGHGEDSEPSDDEMLSLSSQRSSTSTAPQKVDHPEPKPVATEAAVEVDLLGLDGDEVTCPCPSSHPPAATTDLLGDLFGAPSQPTSGPSSTQSTPHKVLPNTASPCPSPAPPAFDPFGAGPMPKPQDVMGAFLGPGRSSPVPTTTPTVNIQQQNAMGGWDWNRPATTSTGGLTVGSRSATTSPTSSLHSTPTHQNKPNTLDPFADIGNLGGSLGGSGFSSKPTTPTGNTPSFPPMSSPSRPPPSPQHTGGWQPHAAAGFPSWQPGAGGAGGWHQQGPVPQPKPSPSHTPMAHTSPQNRPNYNVSFSAMGGGGSPSAAGKTNAGMGPKPRAADANFDDLLSGQGFAGTKEKKGPRTIAEMRKEEMAKEMDPEKIKILDWIEGKERNIRALLSTMHTVLWEGETRWKPIGMADLVTPEQVKKVYRRAVLVVHPDKATGQPYEQYAKMIFMELNDAWSEFESQGQKALY from the exons ACATGGATGCTGGGTATGGTGGCGGCCTGCTGGACATGGTGAAAGGTGGAGCTGGAAAGTTCTTCAGCAACTTTAAGGACAACATAAAAGATACACTGAAGGACACCTCCACGAAAGTGATGAATCAGGTCTCCAC ttacACAAAAGGAGAGCTGGACATATCCTACATCACTTCGCGGATAATAG TGATGACCTACCCTGCGGAGTCGGTGCAGATCGCCTACCAGAATCATGTGGAAGACATTCGGTCTTTTCTGGACAGTCGTCATGCCGACCACTACACTGTCTTCAACCTCTCCCAGCGGAACTACCGTGGCGCCAAATTCTCCAACAGG GTCTCGGAGTGTAACTGGCCTTCTCGCCAGGCACCCAGTCTCCACAATCTGTTTGCTGTCTGTAAAAACATGCACAACTGGCTCAAACAGAATCCTAAGAATGTGTGTGTCATCACCTGCTCG GACGGCCGCTCTCCCTCCGGTGTCTTGGTTTGTGCCATGTTCTGCTTCTGCCATCTCTTCAATAATCCTATTCCTGCCATGCAGCTACTGAGCGCCAAGAGACCCGGCTCTGGACTCTGGCCGTCGCACCGCAG GTACATTGGCTATGTGTGCAGCATGGTGTCGGAGAAACCCACCCTACCACACTCCAAACCTCTGACCATCAAGGCGCTCACTATGAGTCCAGTTCCCTGCTTCAACAAGCAGCGCAGCGGCTGTCGTCCATTCTGCGACGTCCTTCTCGGAGAGACCAAGATCTTCACCACTGCACAAGAGTACGAGAGGATGAG AGAGCACAGGATTCAGGAGGGGAAGGTGGTTTTCAATCTGAACGCTAGTGTCCAGGGAGACGTGGTGGTTTCTGTCTACCACATGAGGTCGACCATCGGAGGACGCCTGCAGGCAAAG GTCTCCAACACCCAGATTTTTCAAATCCAGTTCCACACTGGATTCATTGCTCCTGGAACCACAGTGTTAAAGTTCAACAA GCCGGAGCTGGACGCCTGCGACTCCCCAGAGAAGTATCCTCAGCTGTTCCATGTGATTCTAGATGTGGAGGTGGAGAGTGTGGACAAGCCGAAGGACCTGACACCTCCATGGGAACAGTTTCCTTGTAAAGACCTGATCCCGAACGTGTTGTTCTCCTGCCACCAGGAACATCAGGACGCCCTTGCTATTGCTG AACCAACCAGACCAACCGGCGGCCCAGAGAGTCGGGGGCACGGTGAGGATAGCGAGCCCTCGGATGACGAGATGCTGTCCCTCTCCAGCCAaagaagcagcaccagcacAGCCCCACAGAAGGTGGATCACCCTGAGCCAAAGCCGGTGGCTACTGAAGCAGCTGTTGAAGTGGATCTTCTGGGTCTGGATGGGGATGAGGTCACCTGCCCATGTCCCTCGTCTCACCCTCCAGCTGCAACCACAGACCTTTTAGGGGATCTATTTGGGGCTCCTTCACAGCCGACAAGTGGGCCTTCATCCACCCAGTCCACTCCACACAAAGTGCTGCCCAACACGGCCTCGCCATGCCCCTCTCCTGCGCCACCAG CGTTTGATCCTTTTGGAGCTGGTCCCATGCCTAAACCCCAGGACGTGATGGGCGCTTTCCTTGGGCCAG GTCGCAGTTCCCCCGTCCCTACCACCACACCAACTGTcaacatccagcagcagaatgcCATGGGAGGCTGGGACTGGAACAGACCTGCCACTACGAGCACAG GAGGTTTGACAGTGGGCAGTCGGTCCGCCACCACCAGCCCCACAAGCTCTCTGCACAGCACCCCGACccatcaaaacaaaccaaacactCTGGACCCGTTTGCTGACATTGGGAACCTCGGAGGAAGTCTTGGAGGATCTGGATTCTCAAGCAAGCCCACCACCCCCACAGGAAACACCCCCTCTTTCCCTCCCATGAGTTCCCCGTCTCGACCTCCTCCGTCTCCGCAGCACACCGGAGGTTGGCAGCctcatgctgctgctggattTCCGTCATGGCAACCTGGAGCCGGAGGCGCAGGAGGATGGCACCAACAAGGCCCTGTCCCACAGCCAAAGCCAAGTCCAAGTCACACCCCAATGGCTCACACGTCACCCCAGAACCGACCCAATTACAACGTCAGCTTCTCTGCGATGGGAGGAGGTGGCTCTCcaagtgctgctggaaaaaccaACGCTGGGATGG GCCCAAAACCCCGGGCTGCAGATGCCAACTTTGATGACCTGCTGTCAGGCCAGGGCTTTGCTGGCACCAAAGAAAAGAAGGGACCAAGGACCATagcagagatgaggaaggaggAAATGGCCAAAGAAATGGACCCGGAGAAGATAAAG ATTCTGGACTGGATCGAGGGAAAGGAGCGGAACATTCGAGCGCTGCTGTCCACCATGCACACTGTGCTGTGGGAGGGTGAGACCCGCTGGAAGCCCATCGGCATGGCTGACCTGGTCACTCCAGAGCAAGTGAAGAAGGTGTACCGTAGAGCTGTGCTCGTGGTTCATCCAGATAAG GCGACAGGACAACCATATGAACAATACGCAAAGATGATTTTCATGGAACTCAATGACGCCTGGTCCGAGTTTGAAAGTCAAGGACAGAAAGCACTCTACTGA